tgttgatgcaacgccagaaggttatagcttacgcgtcacgtcagttgaaggttcatgaaaagaactataccacacatgatttggagctaggcgcagtaatatttgcgttaaagatctggagacattatctatatggtacgaaatgtacaatcttcacagatcataagagcctgcaacacatatttgaccagaaggaactaaacatgagacaaagacgctgggtcgaaTTGTTGCatgattacgattgcgagatcaagtatcacccagggaaggcgaatgtggttgccgatgccCTGAGCcgaaaagaaaggattaagcccataagggttagggctttggagatgattatttaGACAGATCTTTCTTTACGCATCTGTGCCGCGCataaagaagctcttaaagaaagaaacatcgaagaggaatatctccgtgggatggagaagcaattagtgccaaacgaggaaggaacgttatgtttcatgaaaaggatttgggttcctctgtttggtggcttgaggaaagttatttttgatgaagctcacaagtcacggtactctatccatccaggagcggataagatgtaccaggatcttaaggattactattggtggcctaggatgaaaggcgatgttgctgtttatgttagcaagtgtttaacgtgcgccaaggtaaaagctgaataccagaagccttcaggacttctgcaacaacccgagattcccaagtggaaatgggaacaaatttcaatggatttcataacaaagttgccaaggacgccaagaggtcatgacactatttgggtaatagtggaccggctAACGaaatcagcgcacttcttacccatcagagagaaagataacacgagcaagttggctgaaatctacatgagagagatcgttgcacctcatggagtgcctctctcgatcatctctgatagagacggaaggtttgtgtcaaggatttggcaatacTTTCAAGAAGCATTTGGATCTCAATTGAATCTGAGTACCGCTTTTCACCCACAGACTGATGGCCAGAGCGAAAGAactattcagactttggaagatatgctgagagcatgtgttatggatttgggtggtagctgggataaacatttaccattggttgaattttaatccaacaacagctaccacactagtattggAGCCGtgccatttgaagctttatatggacgcaagtgcaaatcaccgctttgttggtctgatgcaggtgatagacaattggttggtcctgatgtggtccaggaaaccacagataagattgcacagatccgagatcgcatcaaggcggctcgcgatcgacaaaaatgctatgcggaccgaagaaggaaacctctggagtttgaggtaggagacatggtattgttgaaagtatcaccctggaagggtgtggcaccagtggcggaactagcccaaaaggTTAGGGTTATcctaatttttatttttaggatcaggggtatcctttatataacaAAAACGAAGTTGAGTGGTATTTTTACACTACCGAAATAGAGTTaagggtatttttacactacgtagacggggttgaggggtagcccgtgctacccctactAACACTTAAAGTCCGCCACTGTGTGGCACGCTTCTGGAAGCGTGGAAAATTGAATCTgcgatatattggtccattcaagattctggaaagaattggtttagtagcatacaagctggacttacctgccgaactgaatggtgttcacggtacatttcatgtatcaaatctgaaaaagagtccaacgcaagaaactgttgtcattcccacagacgagattcatattgacgacacgctccattttgtcgaagaaccggctgaggttacagattggaagatcaacaaaacccgcaggagcagtgtcaaactcgtcaaggttccttggaatgcaagacacggtccataatacacctgggagcgtgaggaccgaatgaaagagaaatacccccatttatttcctaagacccctgcaactagaagcagaacctaaaatttcgggacgaaattttcttaacggggggagaatgtgacaaccctcaccaaatcaggtatccgtacgaattaattaatatttaattaatgcttaattactgtgcttgcttacaattgtggttaaactgctacgtgatttctgatacatacttatacatgcatcatactttattactgtcactccattatttacacagaactatagtgacaaacttgatgcacaaaagcacagtagcacaatgaacggataacccagtaaacatgctgacatagccagcactagacagacactgtctctgtggccagtatgagccgggaatagattactacactagtagggagtgtagggaggtgaggattgtaaaactgcgtcactaggtgatagttatagtgaccggatgtgcctaaaacatgctttaactacaaaatcctgcactttattacaaaattcagcatttaagttAACTAGTAAAGCGCAAAAatatgggaaaataatactagacacttttcaaagtgtcgggaattcattgtgtcactaaaaataatattaaagacactttaaatgcttatttagaactttaacggatcaacatccaaccgaacaaccggactttacccggaacataaaaatattgtcaatgacattgtttttccttttccgagctagttagggtccccgaataccctaacaccctttataatTCATAACACACTAATAACTAACTTAAATCCCTAACTAACCTAACTAGTACTTAACTATGTCATTGAAATCAAACTAAATACCCCCCCTTCAACCGAATCAGTCCCCATGTGGGACACTCTCCACCcatttttgaatattttattgATCTATGTCTAATATCTACCATACATATTACATACAGATTGGAAGATCAACAAAACCCGCaagagcagtgtcaaactcgtcaaggttccttggaatgcaagacacggtccagaatacacctgggagcgtgaggaccgaatgaaagagaaatacccccacttatttcctaagacccctgcaactagaagcagaacctaaaatttcgggacgaaattttcttaacggggggagaatgtgacaaccctcaccaaatcaggtatccgtacgaattaattaatatttaattaatgcttaattattgtgcttgcttacaattgtggttaaactgctacgtgatttctgatacatacgtatacatgcatcatactttattactgtcactccattatttacacagaactatagtgacaaacttgatgcacaaaagcacagtagcacaatgaacggataacccagtaaacatgctgacatagccagcactagacagacaccgtctctgaggccagtatgagccgggaatagattactacactagtagggattgtagggaggtgaggattgtaaaactgcatcactaggtgatagttatagtgaccggatgtgcctaaaacatgctttaactacaaaatcctgcactttattacaaaattcagcatttaagttAACTAGTAAAGCGCAAAAatatgggaaaataatactagacacttttcaatgtgtcgggaattcattgtgtcactaaaaataatattaaagacactttaaatgcttatttagaactttaacggatcaacatccaaccgaacaaccagactttacccggaacataaaaatattgtcaatgacattgtttttccttttccgagctagttagggtccccgaataccctaacaccctttataatTCATAACACACTAATAACTAACTTAAATCCCTAACTAACCTAACTAGTACTTAACTATGTCATTGAAATCAAACTAAATACCCCCCCTTCAACCGAATCGGTCCCCATGTGGGACACTCTCCACCcatttttgaatattttattgATCTATGTCTAATATCTACCATACATATTACATACAGATTGGAAGATCAACAAAACGcgcaggagcagtgtcaaactcgtcaaggttccttggaatgcaagacacggttcagaatacacctgggagcgtgaggaccgaatgaaagagaaatacccccacttatttcctaagacccctgcaactagaagcagaacctaaaatttcgggacgaaattttcttaacggggggagaatgtgacaaccctcaccaaatcaggtatccgtacgaattaattaatatttaattaatgcttaattactgtgcttgcttacaattgtggttaactgctacgtgatttctgatacatacttatacatgcatcatactttattactgtcactccattatttacacagaactatagtgacaaacttgatgcacaaaagcacagtagcacaatgaacggataacccagtaaacatgctgacatagccagcactagacagacactgtctttgaggccagtatgagccgggaatagattactacactagtagggagtgtagggaggtgaggatcgtaaaactgcgtcactaggtgatagttatagtgaccggatgtgcctaaaacatgctttaactacaaaatcctgcactttattacaaaattcaACATTTAAGTTAACTAGTAAAGCGCAAAAatatgggaaaataatactagacactttccaaagtgtcgggaattcattgtgtcactaaaaataatattaaagacactttaaatgcttatttagaactttaacggatcaacatccaaccgaacaaccagactttacccggaatataaaaatattgtcaatgacattgtttttccttttctgagctagttagggtccccgaataccctaacaccctttataatTCATAACACACTAATAACTAACTTAAATCCCTAACTAACCTAACTAGTACTTAACTATGTCATTGAAATCAaactaaatacccccccccccttcaacCGAATCGGTCCCCATGTGGGACACTCTGCACCcatttttgaatattttattgATCTATGTCTAATGTCTACCATACATATTACATAATGGGTATTTAGGAAACATGGGTTATAAGTATGTTAAGAGGTTAACCATTTCATTCATAACCACACAACACAAAATTTcgttctctctctccctcttgttGAGTTCGGCCGAGAGCTCACACACACCCACCATCACTTTCAAATTTCGATCTTGCTATTCCACATACATACAAGTGTGCTAGAGTTCAAACAAACAAGCTCGGTGCTTTCGGAATCTCAAGAACCTcactacgttgcttttatccaccttgttttcgctttgattcttccctagccttgagctagttgtaagtgcttctaaacactctcttgttcatgttcaaagtggttaataagagatttaacggataaaaatcaagtacactaaagatcaaaactaaaagtcttgtaagaatGATAAACTTGATGGTTAAAGAAAACAAATGGTGTAAAATTTGTGAATCTTGTTTAGATATGGgtattttatgttgttggttgctAGTAGTGGGACGGATTgtcatctaaccatgctagatcatgttcatggaacatgaactagcaatatgTTAAGCTTGAAAGatacaagatgatgaacccttccacacataaacatgaacttgtgtaaaagtgatttttcttgtaaaatggagttctaaactagtagatctaaagatctacaagtggtattttcgaagaaccaagtgtaagatgcaaatcatgtttaaaagccggatctttcatgaactaaaagcatttttgtgaacaaacaagtgtgtaaacacttgtctgacaaaaggatttaacaaagaaaaatttttgtaatttttggactagaagttgtaaagttacattttctttaaaaataaaatttccaagaaactgattttatttttaaagatggaaAGACCTACTAAATATGTTATaaagttactacatacttttacacaacttacaagttcatgagattgcggtttatgcttatttttgactagtttgatgtttgaatgatgtatgttgatgattggAAAATTGTTGGtagaatttttaaaagaaaactatacgctagtaagcgtggccacctccagttacagatgaaactctggcgaaatttttccagaaaataacacttagaaatattttgtgacaaatggttaaaaatatatttttaacttgtttttccaaacaagattcgccatgatttttattataaaataaccaagtgtcggaggtggattttcataataaaacttgttaaatatatatttaatatatatttttcatagtaacacttgtgtgattttatgattattttgtgaaataaatatattatttttagagtaaaaataatataacttggaaTATCATGAAGTTATgacttccaaaataataccaacaccttcacgaataaatatttaagttacaccggtattattattaccatacAAACtctaaaaatgtaacttatgaattttcggaaaaatactcttaaatgcgtattttgataaaagtattattttgaaatggtatggaataaaatataatattttcgggaaaaatatgtatattttggagataggaTATTTTaagacaaatgaattaaaatatattgtattaagtgagacttaataatatatttttggagTTATaagaaaacgcacatgtattgaaacccccatccttgggaaggaatataattaatagataattaagaagtgtaaatacgaaatagttgcctaactatttcccaaagacattaaaccttaagccaaagcacggccgtccgtccgtctaatagaagttagtacgtgtaggtcgtcacgcagcaggttgattgggagatactatttcgagacgcacttctgtgaggtcatgtcccccttttctcttaactgttttcagtttttatacttcgggggtgaaatacatattactatgattacgaatactttttacatggtatggttagcgtaaggagggttactacttagatcatgtgagtgggtaggcgggaactggaggccattaatcctcattgtaggaccgagggtcattagcggtagatctatctgggtgtagcgagcaaaaatctgctaggtttgagtcttcctcggggtgactttgtacccgacaGAACGGGCCTcgggtgactttgtacccgacgcaaaaatctgctggGTTTGAGTCTTcttactgcacttcacacatatcaatggtcttgcaaaccattggtgatctctttatttccttatttgctacataccagggatttttatacttacaaaggttttacatactcactatacatgaactcactcaacatttttgttgatttttcaacttacatgtatttcagggaattagggatctggcgaggtgtgctacgttttcacgctgcgtaaggaaaatgaggtcatccaagtttaggggttgtggcttttacctggacgagtcacaagtcttaaactgtgtctatttcatgtttgtggttgtgtcttatgaacaatgtttttattttgttatgttgtAATCCCGTTGCATGTGACGgcgttttaaacaatgttgtggtacttttattttaaaacatgaatctatggatgatcatcatggttttactttcatatagatttgttgtgattaagctatggtattaagaagtcacatcAAATAAACctacgcttccgcaaagccaggatGTGACAATAGGCAAGGCATAAGGATGatctccttatttacaagtttgccattCTCCTATATTTAACATTATAAAACCTTGTTTTGGTCAGTTTTCTGCTACGATACATGATTGACGGAAGTGATAGACATGATGCACTCACAAAAACCCAAAACATGCCATCACCGTTCAAAAAAGTGAAAATAACGATACCTTTTGCATGACTTATCTACATAACACATTCGGTATTAGTATGCTAAGTTGTAAATAACTTATAACACTTAACATTTATCCTTAGCACGCAGGTGATGTGACTATGGAATGTAGGTCTAACAAACACTTGGATTTTATTAACCATGATATGTATGAAAAGATTCCCCCGCCGCATCGGCGGGTGATAAATCTAGTTATATTTAATATAGAAAATGTACATACAAACACAACAAACATTGGACAAATGTACAAGACATGAAGCATGGTAGTGTTCTAAGCCAATTTGCAACCCGGAACATCAATCCAATGGAGCTCAATTTCGACTTCACCACATTCAACATTTCGCAATCTCAGGCACAAATCTTGAACAACAACATTATCTCTCCATGTTATGCAACTCTCTTCAGCCAACCAGTTTGACTTGCTTGGTTTTATCCGAGTTATAACGGTGCCGCTTGGCACGCTCTTTAGGTTCATCTTTAGTCCCTCCAAAAATGGTTGTATGTCAAATTCCGCGTCTCCCATCTTATCATCCGTGCTAAAAAAGTCGTGGTCATAGACTTCCTACAACCGTGTTGCAAGTATAATTAATCAACAAGGGCATATCTTTACATGCATTTGGTCACAATTATATTGATGTGCatgttaaatattttattttgtagGGGATATATCATATGTGTATTTTGATAGTTATTATATGATATCGAGTCATCTTAATAACATATTAGAATCTAACAAAGGATTGTAGGAGGTAGTTTCTAAATGCAaaatctttttgtttaaaattgatCATGATTATGTAATTTttgctcagtagtggagagtatgtaattttcgtatagaaatttttgggtatatacgttttcgaccctccgGTTTATATAAATGTTTTGGTATACACGTTTTCGACATCCGGTCGGAAATATCAAGCTTCGCCGCTGGTTTTAATATAGgaaattaaaatttaatttatGGTGTATTCTTTTAACTCTTTTCATAAAAGAAAGAACTAAAGTAATGAATGTTACCAGCTTTATTGGAAGTTCGGTATTATAAACGAAAATAGTCAGGTCTTCATTCCACACAGGGTTGACATCCCTCTCTATGATACGAGTCTTCACCTTCTACATAAAATATTTATGGAATAAATGTTATCAAGCTATGACTGAATATAAATGATCATTCGTTCAAAAATAAGTGCTACAGTCTCCCGTTAGTTTACGTCTAATATGAGATAGATAAACTCATTATTATGGATAAATAATAAAAGGGTTTATCATACTTTATATAACTTACTTTTATCATTGGTATTTACAACAATGTATTTCTATTACATGTAAGCAAAGTTGTATAACAAGTAAACATGGTAACCCACATCACCAAAAATCTAGTGTCATTTTACGTGTTATAAACATTACTTAAATACactactaattacaagatatatTGTCTATCCTTAAGTTCTATAACTGGTCACTAATTACGGACCAAACACGATTCTTGTCCTTAGAGTCATATCATTTTGAAAATGCATATCGCGACGATACATGGTATTTATATCACCTTTTCATGTATAGTTTCTTGATGTTTTCTTAAAATAACTTGACAATATTTATGGATTTGAAAGTTATAACGTCGTCCTAAAAAATAATAACATTTTTACCAGCTAGCAGAAATCTATATATCCAATAACATACAAAGTTCAAAATTATTTATGATAAATGAAACCCTAAAAGCAAATACATTGTAGCGTGATAAATCGATAGAATTGAGAAGACTAACCTGTTTACCCATCCTAATGATGATATACGGATCACTGGTATTGATATCACGAACCGCAAGATTCACACCTCTTTTTATCCGAATTCTAAGAAGACCTTTCAAATTATTCATTATAATAGCCTAATTGAATCAAATCAAATCACAAATGTTTGTGATGAATTTGCATCGGGTCACAaatgtttgtgatgattttgCATTGAGAAAAACAAATGTTTGTGATGGATTTGCATCGAGTCACAAATGATATGCCACTCATTTGTTTTGTTTGGTGTTTTTTGTTTGAATTCACAGATTCATTTCTATATTTGGTAAAAATCATAACCCATATATGTTTATCAGTTTCTTTGGCCATTTGTGCAAACGTCCAAAACCGGAAATTTTAACAATATTGAAACATAGGAGCGGACCATGTAGTGTTGCTTCATATTTCGTATAAGTTTAGAACTGACTCAATCCATAAAAACTCAGAAAAAACGTTACGTATTTGAGAAAATGAAATATAAGTGACGTAATGTATGTGATTCAACCCCTCATATCAATAAATATTGTCATATTTTATCGATTGAAGtttgtataactttgtttttagTAACATCTACTCAGGTGATCAGGGCCGGCCCAAAGGGCTTCAGACCCTAGGCTCAGGCCTAGGGCCACCTAAATTAAAAGGCCTTCAAAATTTGGTGTGCTTTCTTATACTAGGCTCAATTATTATAAGATAATATACTGAAAACCCACTAAAATGACCTGCAACTGAAACAACCCATTAGTCCATTACCCAAATTGAAATGCCTACAATCATTAGCTATTATATCAATCGAAAAAGATTTTTAGAAGAACTTGATTACGATAATTTCATCAAACAATTGCCTCAGttaaaactagaaaaataaatctTATTTAAACATATGCTATATCTATAAAAaatgtaacttaattttttttaactacgACAATTATaaattttttagtttttaattgcATGTTCCAAGCCCGGGTAAAGAAGGAGGTTTCGTTTCTAAATATgttgaaaaggataattttgcaAAAGGGCCTCCACTTTGTAATTCGCTTAGGGCCACCGAAAACGTAGGAACGGCTCTGCAGGTGATCATATTGTTTTAGAACGAAAAAAAGTTTAATTTAAAACGAAAACCTGACTAGCAAGAAGCTAGACAAAAACAACAATACGACACCGAACCACAGGCTTAAGATAAACCAACCCCATAGACCACAAACCTAATTAGGTGATTATATTGCGTGTAGTATGGGTAGTTGGGGGAAAAGCTAGCTTATTAGGGATGATGAGTCCCTAAATTTAGAGTGAGTGTGATTGTAATGCCTTACGTGAATTACACATCGTATCTCAACATAAGAGAAGTTTAAACGATAAGAAATGTTTGACCTCCAATACTACAAACACACTTTGATCGCATCTCATGTGTGAGAAGAGAGCTCTACATATAAATGTATTTTAGGTACAGGAGCGGAACCAATGTAGAatgagccgtagcacgggctacggctcaaccccaTATTCTTATTCGTAGTgtatttttttcggttttatacataGCATACCCAAAAACATATATGGGGATACTCCTAAGAGAAAATTACGAAACTTGATATTATTCATTAAGCCCAAAACATGTTTAGTAACAAGGCCCAAATAATTAGTTTTATGATAATTAAGCCCAAATTGTAATAACTAATAAAGCCCATATAATAGAATAAGTGATCTT
This is a stretch of genomic DNA from Helianthus annuus cultivar XRQ/B chromosome 16, HanXRQr2.0-SUNRISE, whole genome shotgun sequence. It encodes these proteins:
- the LOC110916354 gene encoding protein C2-DOMAIN ABA-RELATED 4, which produces MNNLKGLLRIRIKRGVNLAVRDINTSDPYIIIRMGKQKVKTRIIERDVNPVWNEDLTIFVYNTELPIKLEVYDHDFFSTDDKMGDAEFDIQPFLEGLKMNLKSVPSGTVITRIKPSKSNWLAEESCITWRDNVVVQDLCLRLRNVECGEVEIELHWIDVPGCKLA